The Opitutales bacterium ASA1 genome window below encodes:
- the hemN gene encoding oxygen-independent coproporphyrinogen III oxidase, producing MSSALQVDLDLVRKYSVPGPRYTSYPTAVQFTSEFTPEAVIDDLRATNAAPRPLSLYFHLPFCQTLCWFCGCTTVITGDVTKADIYLRYLEKEIALTRPLLHPGSKVVQMHFGGGTPNFLNPDQLRRLGTLIRDNFGFEPGAELSVELDPRRLTRDHVAAFREMGVTRASFGIQDFDTAVQKAVNRIQPKELSDAAAAWIHETGYESLNVDLIYGLPHQTPESFARTIELALELKPDRFAVFNYAHVPWMKPAQKIVERAVLPTPETKLAMLKLVIETLTARGFVYIGMDHFARETDELAVAQRSRTLWRNFQGYTTRAGADIYGFGMSSISQTPTHYRQNEKTLPEYYAALDQDRLPLHRACFLSEDDRIRREVIMRLMCDLELNFDSLSASLGIDFRAKFAREIAALADGPAADGLIEMRPDGFAATDVGRLLIRNLAMTFDAYIGSTEKRFSKTI from the coding sequence ATGAGTTCCGCCCTTCAGGTCGATCTCGACCTCGTCCGCAAGTATTCCGTCCCGGGACCGCGCTACACGTCCTACCCCACGGCCGTACAGTTCACCTCCGAGTTCACGCCCGAGGCCGTGATCGACGACCTGCGCGCGACCAACGCCGCGCCCCGGCCTCTCTCGCTCTACTTCCACCTCCCCTTCTGCCAGACGCTCTGCTGGTTCTGCGGCTGCACGACGGTCATCACCGGCGACGTCACCAAGGCCGACATCTACCTGCGCTACCTCGAGAAGGAGATCGCACTCACCCGTCCCCTCCTCCACCCGGGGAGCAAGGTCGTGCAGATGCACTTCGGAGGCGGCACGCCCAACTTCCTGAACCCGGATCAACTACGCAGACTCGGCACCCTCATCCGCGACAACTTCGGTTTCGAACCCGGGGCCGAGCTGAGCGTCGAACTCGACCCCCGCCGCCTCACCCGCGATCACGTCGCCGCCTTCCGCGAGATGGGCGTCACCCGCGCCTCGTTCGGTATCCAGGACTTCGATACGGCGGTCCAGAAGGCCGTCAACCGCATCCAGCCGAAGGAGCTCAGCGACGCGGCCGCCGCGTGGATCCACGAGACCGGTTACGAATCGCTCAACGTCGACCTCATCTACGGTCTCCCGCACCAGACACCCGAGTCGTTCGCCCGCACGATCGAACTCGCCCTCGAGTTGAAACCCGACCGCTTCGCCGTCTTCAACTACGCTCACGTGCCGTGGATGAAACCCGCGCAGAAGATCGTCGAGCGCGCCGTCCTGCCCACACCCGAGACGAAGCTCGCCATGCTCAAGCTCGTGATCGAGACGCTCACCGCCCGCGGCTTCGTCTACATCGGCATGGACCACTTCGCCCGCGAGACCGACGAACTCGCCGTCGCCCAGCGCTCCCGCACGCTCTGGCGCAATTTCCAAGGTTACACGACCCGTGCCGGAGCCGACATCTACGGCTTCGGCATGTCGTCGATCTCCCAAACGCCGACGCATTACCGCCAAAACGAAAAGACGCTCCCCGAGTACTACGCCGCGCTCGACCAAGACCGCCTCCCGCTCCACCGCGCCTGTTTCCTCTCCGAGGACGACCGCATCCGCCGCGAAGTGATCATGCGCCTGATGTGCGACCTCGAGCTGAACTTCGACTCGCTCTCCGCCTCCCTCGGCATCGACTTCCGGGCAAAGTTCGCCCGCGAGATCGCCGCGCTCGCCGACGGTCCCGCCGCCGACGGTCTGATCGAGATGCGCCCGGACGGCTTCGCCGCCACCGACGTCGGCCGCCTCCTCATTCGCAACCTCGCAATGACGTTCGACGCCTACATTGGATCGACCGAGAAGCGTTTTTCGAAGACCATCTGA
- the hemE gene encoding uroporphyrinogen decarboxylase yields the protein MSTSSHSPDSAAFAAANTAARPLAGRARFLAACAARPLERPPVWIMRQAGRYLPEYRALKAKHSFLEMVRTPELAVEVTLQPLRRFALDAAILFSDILVVPEALGQPYKFREEGGIGMEYRLDGPADLAKLRPASAVREKIAYVPATLRLLRTHLADTRALLGFAGSPWTLACYMLEGGSSDDFARAKAVFHGERAFFDALMERLTLATIEHLVAQVEAGVDAVQIFDSWAGIVPAVDYEAASLKWIRRIVGAIGGRVPVILFGRGATGSLRTLADTGARVLALDWTVDLPSAAASLPASIAVQGNLDPVLLNTSPDIVVRETTRLLESMRGRPGHVFNLGHGILPQAKVENVAALVDTVTSFR from the coding sequence GTGAGCACCTCCTCTCATTCCCCCGACTCCGCCGCGTTCGCGGCTGCGAACACCGCCGCTCGCCCCCTCGCCGGTCGCGCGCGCTTCCTCGCCGCCTGCGCGGCACGTCCGCTCGAGCGACCTCCCGTGTGGATCATGCGCCAAGCAGGCCGCTATCTCCCGGAGTACCGTGCGCTCAAGGCCAAGCACTCGTTTCTCGAGATGGTCCGCACGCCCGAACTCGCGGTCGAGGTGACGCTTCAACCCCTACGACGCTTCGCCCTCGATGCGGCGATCCTCTTCTCCGACATCCTCGTCGTTCCGGAGGCGCTCGGTCAGCCTTACAAGTTTCGCGAGGAAGGCGGCATCGGCATGGAATACCGCCTCGACGGCCCGGCCGACCTCGCCAAGCTTCGGCCCGCTTCCGCCGTCCGCGAGAAGATCGCCTACGTGCCCGCCACGCTCCGCCTGCTGCGTACCCATCTCGCGGATACGCGCGCACTCCTCGGTTTCGCCGGCTCGCCGTGGACGCTCGCCTGCTACATGCTCGAAGGCGGCAGCTCGGATGACTTCGCCCGCGCCAAGGCCGTCTTTCACGGCGAGCGCGCGTTTTTCGACGCGCTCATGGAACGTCTCACCCTCGCCACGATCGAGCACCTCGTCGCCCAAGTCGAAGCGGGTGTCGACGCGGTGCAGATCTTCGATTCGTGGGCCGGCATCGTCCCGGCGGTCGACTACGAAGCCGCATCCTTGAAATGGATACGCCGCATCGTCGGCGCGATCGGTGGACGCGTCCCCGTGATCCTCTTCGGCCGCGGCGCGACCGGTTCGCTTCGCACGCTCGCCGACACAGGAGCGCGCGTGCTCGCGCTCGACTGGACGGTCGATCTCCCCTCCGCCGCCGCTTCGCTCCCGGCCTCCATCGCCGTGCAGGGCAACCTCGATCCCGTGTTGCTCAACACCTCGCCCGACATCGTCGTGCGCGAGACGACCCGCCTGCTCGAGTCGATGCGCGGTCGGCCGGGACACGTCTTCAACCTCGGGCACGGCATCCTTCCCCAAGCGAAGGTCGAAAACGTCGCCGCGCTCGTCGACACCGTCACCTCCTTCCGATGA
- the hemF gene encoding oxygen-dependent coproporphyrinogen oxidase, which yields MPAVLPPDPTAVRAYFVDLQARICAALEDFEAAARFRRDSWTRPEGGGGETRVLENGDVFEKAGVAFSHVQGRALPPSATARRPELADSPFEAMGVSLVIHPRNPFVPTSHANLRFFIARPADREPQWWFGGGFDLTPYYGFEEDAVHWHRTAAAACAPFGHHLYAECKDACDRYFFLRHRNEPRGIGGLFFDDYVTGGFESAFAFVRSVGENYLPAYVPIVARRKDLPVAPRQREFQLYRRGRYVEFNLVWDRGTLFGLQSGGRTESILMSLPPLVSWTYDWKPEPGSPEERLYTDFLRPRDWLNHAS from the coding sequence ATGCCCGCAGTGCTCCCGCCCGATCCAACCGCCGTCCGCGCCTACTTCGTCGACCTGCAAGCGCGCATCTGCGCCGCTCTCGAGGACTTCGAGGCCGCCGCGCGCTTTCGCCGCGACTCTTGGACGCGCCCCGAAGGAGGCGGAGGCGAAACCCGCGTGCTGGAAAACGGGGACGTCTTCGAGAAGGCCGGCGTCGCCTTCTCGCACGTGCAGGGGCGCGCACTCCCGCCGAGCGCGACTGCGCGGCGTCCGGAGTTGGCCGACAGCCCGTTCGAGGCCATGGGCGTTTCGCTCGTCATCCACCCACGCAACCCTTTCGTGCCGACGAGCCACGCCAACCTCCGCTTCTTCATCGCTCGTCCGGCCGACCGGGAACCGCAGTGGTGGTTCGGCGGTGGTTTCGATCTCACACCGTACTACGGTTTCGAGGAAGACGCCGTACACTGGCACCGCACCGCGGCCGCCGCGTGCGCACCTTTCGGACACCACCTCTACGCCGAATGCAAGGATGCGTGCGATCGCTACTTCTTCCTGCGCCACCGCAACGAACCGCGCGGCATCGGTGGTCTCTTTTTCGACGACTACGTCACCGGCGGATTCGAGAGCGCGTTCGCGTTCGTGCGCAGCGTCGGCGAAAACTACCTCCCGGCCTACGTCCCGATCGTCGCTCGACGCAAAGACCTCCCCGTCGCCCCGCGCCAACGCGAGTTTCAACTCTACCGGCGCGGCCGCTACGTGGAGTTCAATCTCGTCTGGGACCGCGGCACGCTCTTCGGCCTCCAATCCGGTGGTCGCACCGAATCGATCCTCATGTCGCTCCCGCCCCTCGTCTCGTGGACCTACGACTGGAAACCCGAGCCCGGCTCGCCCGAAGAGCGCCTTTACACCGACTTCCTTCGGCCCCGTGATTGGCTGAACCACGCCTCGTGA